One Brachyhypopomus gauderio isolate BG-103 chromosome 15, BGAUD_0.2, whole genome shotgun sequence genomic region harbors:
- the dync2li1 gene encoding cytoplasmic dynein 2 light intermediate chain 1: MPRTSAPLWDWAAVRAREDGAGSPGEEGAGPGDRTVLVVGSKAGGKTTALLRCLDRDEAPKPTLALEYTFGRRAKGHNTPKDVAHLWELGEGTSLADLVQIPITPLSVSSLSVVLVLDLSKPSALWDTMEKLLHAALTQVEKVCALPQKPGESSRLHPQGGRRDLCVLPKDHPDRELISPFPVPLLLIGSKFDIFQDFESEKKKLICKTLRFLAHHYGASLIFISSKSESTMSKARSFFTHLAFGTDRGKSVSTDPSKPLVVPAGMDSLSQIGSPATAGVDIGSLHARNPLDLWKKVFQRVFPPESIKERPELKDPARDPQYGEPLIDAMRAQKDQELDQFKREQAKSWKGLSLEMEI; encoded by the exons ATGCCCAGAACCAG CGCCCCGCTGTGGGACTGGGCCGCGGTCCGGGCCCGGGAGGACGGGGCTGGTTCCCCCGGGGAGGAGGGCGCTGGTCCCGGGGACAGGACCGTGCTGGTCGTGGGCAGTAAGGCCGGG GGTAAGACCACAGCACTGCTCAGGTGTCTGGACAG AGATGAAGCGCCCAAACCAACTCTAGCTCTGGAGTACACGTTTGGTAGGAGAGCAAAGGGACACAACACG CCCAAGGACGTCGCTCACCTGTGGGAGCTGGGCGAAGGCACGTCGTTAGCAGATCTAGTGCAGATACCCATCACCCCGCTCAGTGTCAG TTCTCTCTCTGTGGTACTAGTCCTGGACCTGTCTAAGCCCAGCGCTCTGTGGGACACTATGGAGAAACTTCTCCATGCAGCCCTCACTCAGGTGGAGAAAGTGTGTGCCTTACCGCAGAAGCCCGGAGAGTCCAGCCGCCTCCATCCGCAGGGCGGGAGAAGAGACTTGTGTGTTCTCCCCAAGGACCACCCA GACAGAGAACTCATCAGTCCCTTCCCTGTGCCTCTTCTGCTCATCGGTAGCAAATTTGACATCTTTCAG GACTTTGAGTCAGAGAAGAAGAAGCTGATTTGTAAGACTCTGCGTTTCCTGGCTCATCACTACGGAGCATCATTGATC TTTATTAGCAGTAAATCAGAGAGCACCATGTCTAAGGCAAGGAGCTTTTTCACTCATCTAGCGTTTGGAACAGATAGAGG GAAGTCTGTCTCCACAGATCCCAGCAAACCCCTTGTAGTTCCGGCCGGCATGGACTCTCTCAGTCAGATAG GATCGCCTGCAACAGCTGGTGTTGATATTGGAAGCCTGCATGCTAGAAACCCACTGGACCTGTGGAAGAAGGTTTTCCAAAGGGTTTTCCCTCCAGAG AGTATTAAGGAGCGTCCAGAGCTGAAGGATCCAGCCAGAGACCCCCAGTATGGTGAACCTCTCATAGACGCTATGAGGGCGCAGAAAGACCAG GAGCTGGATCAGTTTAAACGTGAACAGGCTAAGTCATGGAAAGGCTTGTCCCTGGAGATGGAGATCTAA
- the abcg5 gene encoding ATP-binding cassette sub-family G member 5 isoform X1 has translation MRDSYSMQTGCLKNGLSESFKFVSEKTMTDNNPPLTAQKQSSCSLSVRKISYTVSERVGPWWDLSSYRRKWTRQILNEVTLHVDSGQIMGILGNSGSGKTTLLDAVAGRIGKTGTLTGEVFVNGRKIKQDQFQECFSYVLQSDSLLSYLTVEETLTFTAQLALRRHSAQAIRKKVDGVMAELSLTHVARSVIGGRIFPGISGGERRRVSIASQLLQDPKVILLDEPTTGLDSMTANQIVVLLAELAKRDRIVIVTIHQPRSELFRVFSRIAIMSCGELVFCGQPEEMVDFFSSCGYECPEYCNPFDIYVDLTSVDTRCSEREAATYRRMHDITSAYQSSEIYQNIVRRIDESYQLPDKSIIPFKSKESPNCVSKLGVLLRRTVRNLSRDRMGVLMRLSQNLIYGLFVAFFVMNLDSDVTKGAVQDRIGIIYQCVGASPYTGMLNAVALFPALRAIADQESKDGLYQRWQMFLAYIIHIFPFSIISVFIFTSFLYWTVGMNPDPWRFMCFTAVIMVPHITGELLTLVLLGVIQDPNMVNSGVALLNIAGIMVGSGFLRSTHHMPVLFQWLSYLTFQKYGCELLIVTEFHGLNFTCSLPGGSPEACLIKDGDLVIEQGYPGALSRYTQDFILLYAFLPALVLLGIISFKIRDYLVRR, from the exons ATGAGGGACTCTTACTCCATGCAGACTGGATGCTTGAAAAATGGATTGAGTGAATCATTCAAGTTTGTGTCAGAGAAGACGATGACCGACAACAACCCACCACTGACAGCCCAAAAGCAGTCATCATGCAGCCTGAGTGTGAGGAAAATCTCCTACACGGTCAG TGAGCGTGTCGGGCCCTGGTGGGACCTGAGCTCCTACAGAAGAAAATGGACACGGCAGATCCTGAATGAGGTGACGCTTCATGTGGACAGTGGTCAGATTATGGGAATTCTGGGGAACTCAG GGTCAGGGAAGACCACTCTGTTGGACGCTGTCGCAGGTCGGATTGGGAAAACTGGCACTCTGACTGGGGAAGTGTTTGTGAACGGAAGGAAAATCAAGCAAGACCAGTTTCAGGAATGTTTCTCTTATGTGCTTCAA AGTGACAGTCTCCTGAGCTACCTGACCGTAGAGGAGACGCTGACATTCACGGCCCAGCTGGCATTGAGGCGCCACTCCGCCCAAGCTATCCGCAAGAAG GTGGATGGAGTCATGGCGGAACTGAGCCTCACCCACGTGGCCCGCAGTGTCATCGGCGGCCGGATCTTCCCCGGCATCTCTGGAGGCGAGAGGAGGAGGGTGTCGATCGCCAGTCAACTGCTGCAGGACCCCA AGGTGATCCTCCTGGACGAGCCAACCACAGGCTTGGACAGCATGACAGCCAATCAAATTGTAGTGCTGCTGGCAGAGTTAGCCAAGAGGGACCGTATTGTCATAGTGACCATCCACCAACCCCGATCAGAGCTCTTCAGA GTCTTCAGCAGAATAGCCATTATGAGCTGTGGAGAGCTGGTGTTTTGTGGGCAGCCTGAGGAGATGGTGGATTTCTTCAGTAGCTGTGGTTATGAGTGTCCTGAGTATTGCAACCCCTTTGATATTTATG TTGACCTCACCTCTGTGGACACACGCTGTAGTGAGAGGGAGGCTGCCACCTACAGGAGGATGCATGACATAACCTCAGCATATCAGAGCTCAGAGATCTATCAGAACATAGTGCGCAGGATTGATGAGAGCTATCAGCTTCCCGACAAGTCCATCATCCCCTTCAAGAGCAAAGAATCCCCCAACTGTGTGTCAAAACTGGGCGTTCTTCTCAG GAGGACTGTAAGGAACCTGTCTCGGGACAGGATGGGGGTTCTCATGCGTCTCTCTCAGAATCTCATCTACGGGCTCTTTGTGGCTTTCTTTGTTATGAACCTTGACAGTGACGTCACTAAGGGTGCAGTACAAGACCGGATAGGGATTATATACCAGTGTGTGGGTGCGTCTCCATACACTGGCATGCTCAACGCTGTGGCCCTGT TTCCTGCTCTGAGGGCCATAGCGGACCAAGAGAGTAAAGATGGTCTGTATCAGAGGTGGCAGATGTTTCTGGCCTACATCATCCACATCTTCCCTTTCAGTATCATCAGTGTGTTTATATTCACATCCTTCCTCTACTG GACCGTGGGCATGAACCCAGATCCCTGGCGGTTCATGTGTTTTACAGCTGTCATCATGGTGCCCCACATCACGGGGGAACTCCTGACGCTGGTTCTTCTAGGGGTCATTCAAGACCCCAACATGGTCAACAGTGGCGTGGCCTTACTCAACATTGCTGGAATCATGGTGGGCTCTGGCTTCCTCAG GAGCACTCACCACATGCCAGTGTTGTTCCAGTGGTTAAGTTACCTCACCTTTCAGAAGTACGGCTGCGAACTCCTCATAGTCACTGAGTTCCACGGTTTGAACTTCACGTGTA GTTTGCCTGGTGGTTCTCCAGAAGCGTGTTTAATAAAGGATGGCGATCTGGTGATCGAGCAGGGCTACCCCGGGGCTCTCTCACGCTACACGCAGGACTTCATCCTCCTCTACGCCTTCCTGCCTGCCCTTGTGCTGCTGGGCATTATCAGCTTCAAGATACGAGATTACCTCGTTAGACGCTAA
- the abcg5 gene encoding ATP-binding cassette sub-family G member 5 isoform X2 — translation MRDSYSMQTGCLKNGLSESFKFVSEKTMTDNNPPLTAQKQSSCSLSVRKISYTVSERVGPWWDLSSYRRKWTRQILNEVTLHVDSGQIMGILGNSGSGKTTLLDAVAGRIGKTGTLTGEVFVNGRKIKQDQFQECFSYVLQSDSLLSYLTVEETLTFTAQLALRRHSAQAIRKKVDGVMAELSLTHVARSVIGGRIFPGISGGERRRVSIASQLLQDPKVILLDEPTTGLDSMTANQIVVLLAELAKRDRIVIVTIHQPRSELFRVFSRIAIMSCGELVFCGQPEEMVDFFSSCGYECPEYCNPFDIYVDLTSVDTRCSEREAATYRRMHDITSAYQSSEIYQNIVRRIDESYQLPDKSIIPFKSKESPNCVSKLGVLLRRTVRNLSRDRMGVLMRLSQNLIYGLFVAFFVMNLDSDVTKGAVQDRIGIIYQCVGASPYTGMLNAVALFPALRAIADQESKDGLYQRWQMFLAYIIHIFPFSIISVFIFTSFLYWTVGMNPDPWRFMCFTAVIMVPHITGELLTLVLLGVIQDPNMVNSGVALLNIAGIMVGSGFLRSTHHMPVLFQWLSYLTFQKYGCELLIVTEFHGLNFTCSKTFSFPLTSDMF, via the exons ATGAGGGACTCTTACTCCATGCAGACTGGATGCTTGAAAAATGGATTGAGTGAATCATTCAAGTTTGTGTCAGAGAAGACGATGACCGACAACAACCCACCACTGACAGCCCAAAAGCAGTCATCATGCAGCCTGAGTGTGAGGAAAATCTCCTACACGGTCAG TGAGCGTGTCGGGCCCTGGTGGGACCTGAGCTCCTACAGAAGAAAATGGACACGGCAGATCCTGAATGAGGTGACGCTTCATGTGGACAGTGGTCAGATTATGGGAATTCTGGGGAACTCAG GGTCAGGGAAGACCACTCTGTTGGACGCTGTCGCAGGTCGGATTGGGAAAACTGGCACTCTGACTGGGGAAGTGTTTGTGAACGGAAGGAAAATCAAGCAAGACCAGTTTCAGGAATGTTTCTCTTATGTGCTTCAA AGTGACAGTCTCCTGAGCTACCTGACCGTAGAGGAGACGCTGACATTCACGGCCCAGCTGGCATTGAGGCGCCACTCCGCCCAAGCTATCCGCAAGAAG GTGGATGGAGTCATGGCGGAACTGAGCCTCACCCACGTGGCCCGCAGTGTCATCGGCGGCCGGATCTTCCCCGGCATCTCTGGAGGCGAGAGGAGGAGGGTGTCGATCGCCAGTCAACTGCTGCAGGACCCCA AGGTGATCCTCCTGGACGAGCCAACCACAGGCTTGGACAGCATGACAGCCAATCAAATTGTAGTGCTGCTGGCAGAGTTAGCCAAGAGGGACCGTATTGTCATAGTGACCATCCACCAACCCCGATCAGAGCTCTTCAGA GTCTTCAGCAGAATAGCCATTATGAGCTGTGGAGAGCTGGTGTTTTGTGGGCAGCCTGAGGAGATGGTGGATTTCTTCAGTAGCTGTGGTTATGAGTGTCCTGAGTATTGCAACCCCTTTGATATTTATG TTGACCTCACCTCTGTGGACACACGCTGTAGTGAGAGGGAGGCTGCCACCTACAGGAGGATGCATGACATAACCTCAGCATATCAGAGCTCAGAGATCTATCAGAACATAGTGCGCAGGATTGATGAGAGCTATCAGCTTCCCGACAAGTCCATCATCCCCTTCAAGAGCAAAGAATCCCCCAACTGTGTGTCAAAACTGGGCGTTCTTCTCAG GAGGACTGTAAGGAACCTGTCTCGGGACAGGATGGGGGTTCTCATGCGTCTCTCTCAGAATCTCATCTACGGGCTCTTTGTGGCTTTCTTTGTTATGAACCTTGACAGTGACGTCACTAAGGGTGCAGTACAAGACCGGATAGGGATTATATACCAGTGTGTGGGTGCGTCTCCATACACTGGCATGCTCAACGCTGTGGCCCTGT TTCCTGCTCTGAGGGCCATAGCGGACCAAGAGAGTAAAGATGGTCTGTATCAGAGGTGGCAGATGTTTCTGGCCTACATCATCCACATCTTCCCTTTCAGTATCATCAGTGTGTTTATATTCACATCCTTCCTCTACTG GACCGTGGGCATGAACCCAGATCCCTGGCGGTTCATGTGTTTTACAGCTGTCATCATGGTGCCCCACATCACGGGGGAACTCCTGACGCTGGTTCTTCTAGGGGTCATTCAAGACCCCAACATGGTCAACAGTGGCGTGGCCTTACTCAACATTGCTGGAATCATGGTGGGCTCTGGCTTCCTCAG GAGCACTCACCACATGCCAGTGTTGTTCCAGTGGTTAAGTTACCTCACCTTTCAGAAGTACGGCTGCGAACTCCTCATAGTCACTGAGTTCCACGGTTTGAACTTCACGTGTAGTAAGACCTTCTCCTTCCCTCTCACATCAGACATGTTTTAA
- the abcg8 gene encoding ATP-binding cassette sub-family G member 8 — MSCKSVFDSGSVSHLSARPASTQSGIHNGETRASKQTERVSRDTQVHTARDRNMRLFSAAEEDSSLYFTYSGGCNELEVRNLHYQVNTAAQIPWYERLSELKMPWEMSADKQTAIRDLNLRVRSGQMLAVIGSSGCGKTSLLDIITCRDEGGTRKSGEILLNGRTCTRSLVKKSIAHVRQDDRLLPHLTVRETLAFVAKLRLPTHFSQAQRDQRVDDVIAELRLRQCANTRVGNSYVRGVSGGERRRVSIAVQLLWNPGVLILDEPTSGLDSFTAHNLVITLYRLARGNRLVLLSVHQPRSDIFQLFDLVVLLSSGSAVYCGPAKDMVPYFSSLGHPCPRYCNPSDYYVDLISVDRRSPEKEAVCLERARVLAAQFVAKVKNTEDFMWKSEERDGPALESLQENSSTVIAEASITVSKQKDSPPGQLHQFTTLIRRQVFNDYRDLVTLVVHGLEALLMSLLVGFLYFGAGEEQLSMQDTVALLYMMGALTPFAVVLDVIAKCHSERAMLYHELEDGLYSVTPYFFAKILGELPEHCAFTLVYGLPIYWLAGLNGAPERFLLNLLLVWLVVYCSRCMALFVAAALPTLQTSSFLGNSLFTVFYLTGGFVISLDNMWLVASWFSHISFMRWGFDGMLQVQFRGVPYEVKLGNLTINIDGIKVVEAMNMNQFPLFSCYLVLVAVVLVFMSLYFISLKFIKQTSAQDW, encoded by the exons ATGTCCTGCAAGAGCGTGTTCGATTCGGGAAGCGTCTCCCACCTCTCGGCACGGCCAGCGAGCACGCAGAGCGGAATCCACAATGGGGAAACCAGGGCAAGTAAACAGACCGAGCGGGTCAGCCGAGACACACAGGTGCACACGGCACGG GACAGAAACATGCGTCTGTTTTCCGCTGCAGAAGAGGACAGTAGTCTCTACTTCACCTACAGCGGAGGATGCAACGAACTGGAGGTCAGAAATCTGCACTATCAG gtgaACACTGCAGCTCAGATCCCCTGGTATGAGAGGCTGTCGGAGTTAAAGATGCCCTGGGAGATGTCAGCGGATAAACAGACGGCCATCAGAGACCTGAACCTGCGTGTGCGCAGTGGTCAAATGCTGGCCGTCATCGGCAGCTCAG GCTGTGGGAAGACGTCCCTGCTGGACATCATAACGTGTCGGGATGAAGGAGGAACCAGGAAATCTGGGGAGATCCTTCTCAACGGCAGGACCTGCACACGCTCGCTGGTGAAGAAGAGTATCGCACACGTGCGGCAGGACGACCGCCTGCTCCCACATCTCACCGTGCGCGAGACGCTTGCCTTCGTGGCCAAGCTGCGTCTGCCCACACACTTCTCACAGGCACAGAGAGACCAAAGG GTGGATGATGTCATCGCCGAGCTGCGTCTGAGACAGTGTGCCAACACGCGTGTGGGGAACAGCTACGTGCGGGGCGTGTCCGGGGGCGAGCGGAGGAGGGTCAGCATCGCTGTGCAGCTCCTTTGGAACCCAG gtgttcTGATCCTGGACGAGCCCACGTCAGGGCTGGACAGCTTCACAGCTCACAACCTGGTCATCACACTGTACCGCCTGGCCCGGGGGAACCGGCTGGTTCTGCTCTCTGTCCACCAGCCACGCTCAGACATCTTCCAGCTCTTCGACCTGGTAGTGCTGCTCTCCTCCGGCTCGGCCGTCTACTGTGGTCCGGCCAAAGACATGGTGCCCTATTTCTCCTCTCTGGGGCACCCGTGTCCGCGCTACTGCAACCCCTCCGACTATTACG TGGATCTGATCAGCGTTGACCGACGCAGCCCGGAGAAGGAGGCGGTGTGTCTGGAGCGGGCCAGGGTTCTGGCGGCCCAGTTCGTGGCCAAGGTGAAGAACACGGAGGACTTCATGTGGAAGTCAGAGGAGCGGGATGGTCCGGCGCTGGAGAGCCTGCAAGA AAACTCTTCCACAGTGATAGCTGAAGCCAGCATTACAGTGTCCAAACAGAAGGACAGCCCACCTGGACAGCTGCACCAGTTTACCACGTTGATTAG GCGACAGGTGTTTAATGACTACCGTGACCTGGTGACCCTGGTGGTCCACGGGCTGGAGGCTCTCCTGATGTCACTGCTCGTCGGGTTCCTGTACTTCGGCGCGGGTGAAGAGCAGCTGTCCATGCAGGACACCGTGGCCCTGCTCTACATGATGGGGGCCCTGACGCCTTTCGCCGTGGTGCTGGACGTCATAGCCAAGT GTCACTCGGAGAGAGCCATGCTGTATCACGAGCTTGAGGACGGCCTGTATTCCGTGACCccgtacttttttgcaaag atcCTGGGCGAGCTACCGGAGCACTGCGCCTTCACGCTGGTGTACGGGCTGCCCATCTACTGGCTGGCGGGTCTGAACGGGGCACCCGAGCGCTTCCTGCTCAACCTGCTGCTGGTGTGGCTGGTGGTGTACTGTAGCCGCTGCATGGCCCTGTTCGTGGCGGCCGCACTGCCCACACTACAGACCTCGTCCTTCCTGGGAAACTCCCTCTTCACCGTCTTCTACCTGACCGGCGGCTTCGTCATTAGCCTGGACAACATGTGGCTGG tggccTCCTGGTTCTCACACATCTCCTTCATGCGTTGGGGATTTGACGGGATGCTCCAAGTTCAGTTCCGCGGCGTCCCGTATGAAGTGAAGCTCGGTAATCTGACCATCAACATAGACGGCATTAAA GTGGTGGAGGCCATGAACATGAACCagttccctctcttctcctgctACCTGGTGCTGGTCGCCGTGGTCCTCGTCTTCATGTCTCTCTACTTCATTTCACTCAAGTTCATTAAGCAGACGTCGGCGCAGGACTGGTGA